In Limnobaculum parvum, one DNA window encodes the following:
- a CDS encoding FaeA/PapI family transcriptional regulator, which produces MINNNKTGEKVTKGAMITEEILDTLIEQCAARYAMVKEKVSLSGDISDETLRLIGPTTNDIAEICVINVYQARYYLLKLMEEGRVLKTGVKKGYPLHWWLIGAEK; this is translated from the coding sequence ATGATAAATAATAATAAGACGGGCGAAAAAGTGACAAAGGGTGCAATGATTACTGAGGAAATATTGGACACTTTAATAGAACAATGTGCTGCAAGATATGCGATGGTCAAAGAAAAAGTTTCTCTTAGCGGTGATATTAGCGATGAGACTCTGCGTCTGATTGGGCCAACAACCAATGATATTGCGGAAATTTGCGTGATTAATGTCTATCAGGCTCGTTATTATCTGTTGAAGTTAATGGAAGAAGGGCGAGTATTAAAAACCGGCGTGAAAAAGGGTTACCCATTGCACTGGTGGTTGATTGGTGCTGAAAAATAA
- a CDS encoding D-2-hydroxyacid dehydrogenase family protein: MKLKCAIIDDFQNVALSMADWSQLRDRVDVFSLSQHISGEQELADRIGDCEIVIIMRERTPFTESLLAKLPKLKLLITSGMRNAAIDVKAAMAQGVTVCGTPSGSEPPMELTWALILGLARHIVPENNALRQNGVWQSTVGVTLSGKRLGLLGLGKIGGRVAQVAKTFGMEVSAWSPNLTAERASEVGVELAPSKEALLESSDFVSIHLVLGERSRGLIGEAELNRMKSKAFLINTSRAAIVDQAALIDALSHQRIAGAGLDVFEIEPLPESDILRTLPNVLATPHLGYVSDSNYQGYFQGAVEDILAYLAKKPIRQLS, translated from the coding sequence ATGAAATTGAAATGTGCAATTATTGATGATTTTCAGAATGTCGCTTTATCTATGGCTGACTGGTCTCAGTTACGGGATCGGGTAGACGTATTTTCACTCTCTCAACATATTTCCGGTGAGCAGGAACTGGCAGACAGAATTGGTGATTGTGAAATTGTCATCATCATGCGGGAACGCACACCATTTACTGAGTCGTTATTGGCTAAATTGCCTAAACTTAAACTGTTGATTACTTCTGGCATGCGTAATGCTGCTATTGATGTGAAAGCAGCGATGGCTCAGGGAGTCACAGTTTGCGGAACACCAAGCGGTTCAGAACCCCCGATGGAACTAACTTGGGCGCTGATTTTAGGGCTAGCCCGCCATATTGTGCCGGAGAATAATGCATTGCGCCAAAATGGAGTATGGCAGAGTACCGTGGGGGTAACTCTCAGCGGTAAACGCCTTGGGCTGTTGGGATTAGGCAAAATTGGTGGGCGGGTTGCTCAGGTTGCTAAAACATTTGGCATGGAGGTCTCAGCCTGGAGTCCGAATTTGACGGCTGAGCGAGCAAGTGAAGTTGGGGTTGAATTGGCGCCATCAAAAGAGGCTCTGCTAGAGAGTAGCGATTTTGTTTCCATTCATCTGGTTCTGGGTGAACGCTCCCGAGGATTAATCGGTGAAGCTGAGTTGAACAGAATGAAGTCAAAGGCATTTCTAATTAATACCTCTCGGGCTGCAATTGTCGATCAGGCCGCGCTCATTGATGCTTTGAGTCATCAGCGTATTGCTGGCGCTGGACTGGACGTGTTTGAAATAGAACCATTACCAGAAAGTGATATTCTGCGTACTTTACCCAATGTATTAGCAACGCCACATTTAGGATATGTTTCTGACAGCAACTATCAGGGGTATTTTCAGGGGGCAGTTGAAGATATCCTTGCTTATCTTGCAAAAAAACCGATTCGCCAGTTAAGTTGA